Proteins from one Loktanella sp. M215 genomic window:
- a CDS encoding tetratricopeptide repeat protein → MKRLISTGAILAGILMAAGAAAQDTQAPATPAIAVTGTDTPDAGAYLAARNAAGRSDYAAAANWYDQARVIDPGNPALLEGSVIAYLAMAQIDDAKPIAQELRNGGFGSQVGNMVLIADAARRDDWAGIVADIDAGQGVSPLFDGLTKAWATLGLGNMTEALAAFDAVIATDGMAPYGRFHKALALASVGDYEGADAILADPGPGATAFSPRAVIARAQVLSQMGRNADAIATLDAAFGATMDPQIADLRMRLEGDSPIPFDIVTSPRDGVAEVAFMIASLLAVETREDYTLQYARVAQLLAPQNADAAMLSAALLQNLDQYDLASAAFAQVPQDAPAFVNAELGRIDTLRKSGDTAVATEVAQSLARTHPDLPFVQSKLGDVLRDAGDLTGAVTAYSAALDLYPDADPNRWVVLYTRGVVHHDLDQWTAAESDFRAALALNPDQPQVLNYLGYSLVERGEKLDEALGMIERAVADQPDNGAIVDSLGWVYFQLGRYEDAIDPMEKAASLEATDAVVNDHLGDAYWAVGRVREARFQWQRSLSFDPEPELAARIRAKLDRGLDAVRSDEGLAPTRVAADPAQ, encoded by the coding sequence GTGAAAAGACTTATTTCGACCGGCGCGATCCTTGCGGGTATTCTGATGGCAGCAGGTGCTGCGGCACAGGATACGCAGGCGCCCGCCACCCCGGCCATCGCCGTGACCGGCACCGATACGCCCGACGCCGGGGCTTACCTCGCCGCCCGCAACGCTGCGGGCCGCAGCGATTACGCCGCCGCCGCGAACTGGTACGATCAGGCCCGCGTCATCGACCCCGGCAATCCTGCCCTGCTGGAAGGCAGCGTCATCGCCTACCTCGCCATGGCGCAAATCGACGACGCCAAGCCCATCGCACAAGAGCTGCGCAACGGCGGCTTCGGCAGTCAGGTCGGCAACATGGTCCTGATCGCCGACGCCGCGCGCCGCGACGACTGGGCCGGGATCGTGGCCGATATCGACGCGGGCCAAGGCGTCAGCCCCCTGTTCGACGGCCTGACAAAGGCCTGGGCGACCTTGGGCCTTGGCAACATGACAGAGGCGCTGGCCGCCTTCGACGCCGTCATCGCCACCGACGGCATGGCCCCCTACGGCCGCTTCCACAAGGCGCTGGCACTCGCCTCGGTCGGTGACTACGAAGGCGCCGATGCGATCCTCGCGGACCCCGGCCCCGGCGCCACCGCCTTCAGCCCCCGCGCCGTGATCGCCCGCGCGCAAGTGCTGTCGCAGATGGGCCGGAACGCCGACGCTATCGCAACCCTCGACGCGGCCTTTGGGGCCACCATGGACCCACAAATCGCGGACCTGCGCATGCGGCTGGAAGGCGACTCCCCGATCCCCTTCGACATCGTGACCAGCCCCCGCGACGGCGTGGCAGAGGTCGCCTTCATGATCGCCAGCCTGCTGGCGGTCGAGACGCGCGAGGATTACACCCTGCAATACGCCCGCGTCGCACAACTGCTGGCCCCGCAGAATGCCGACGCCGCGATGCTTTCCGCCGCCTTGCTGCAGAACCTCGATCAGTATGACTTGGCCTCTGCCGCCTTCGCGCAGGTGCCGCAAGACGCGCCCGCCTTCGTCAACGCCGAACTGGGCCGCATCGACACCCTGCGCAAATCCGGCGATACTGCCGTCGCGACCGAAGTCGCCCAGTCCCTCGCGCGCACTCATCCCGATCTGCCCTTCGTGCAGTCCAAGCTGGGCGATGTCCTGCGTGACGCAGGCGACCTGACCGGGGCCGTCACCGCCTACAGTGCCGCCCTCGACCTTTACCCCGACGCCGACCCGAACCGCTGGGTCGTGCTATACACCCGCGGGGTCGTCCACCACGACCTCGATCAATGGACCGCGGCAGAATCCGACTTTCGCGCCGCCCTCGCCCTGAACCCCGATCAGCCGCAGGTGCTGAACTATCTGGGCTATTCGCTGGTCGAACGGGGCGAGAAGCTGGACGAGGCCCTTGGCATGATCGAACGCGCGGTCGCGGATCAGCCGGACAACGGTGCTATCGTTGATTCGCTGGGCTGGGTCTATTTCCAGCTGGGCCGCTACGAGGACGCCATCGACCCGATGGAAAAGGCAGCCTCGCTGGAGGCGACCGACGCCGTGGTCAACGACCATCTGGGCGACGCCTACTGGGCCGTGGGCCGCGTGAGAGAGGCGCGCTTCCAGTGGCAGCGGTCCCTGTCCTTCGATCCCGAGCCGGAGCTTGCCGCGCGAATCCGCGCCAAGCTGGACCGTGGCCTCGATGCGGTTCGCAGCGACGAAGGGCTGGCACCCACCCGCGTCGCCGCCGATCCCGCACAATGA
- a CDS encoding 4-(cytidine 5'-diphospho)-2-C-methyl-D-erythritol kinase, with protein sequence MSRLTADAPAKVNLTLHVTGQRDDGYHMLDSLVVFVDLGDRLTVQPAPDLRLTVGGPFAQGVPTDERNLVLRAAHALARVRGVDRGALLQLEKNLPHAAGVGGGSADAAATLTVLAKFWGVAPLPADHPEVLALGADVPACLSGPGPLHMTGMGDHIAAAPALPDCALVLVNPRVETPTPQVFKALTSRHNDPMAAVPDDMTFDDFAVWLADQRNDLLDTARRIAPDIDRVLDRLRRLPAVKTVGLSGSGATCWALVGDMATARLTARAVQVAEMAWWVAPAAIQRA encoded by the coding sequence ATGAGCAGGCTGACCGCAGACGCCCCCGCCAAGGTCAACCTGACGCTGCACGTGACCGGCCAGCGCGACGACGGCTACCACATGCTCGATTCGCTGGTTGTCTTCGTCGATCTGGGTGACCGGCTGACGGTGCAGCCCGCCCCCGACCTGCGCCTGACCGTCGGCGGCCCCTTCGCGCAGGGCGTGCCGACGGATGAGCGTAACCTCGTGCTGCGCGCAGCCCACGCGCTGGCGCGGGTGCGCGGCGTGGACCGCGGCGCGCTGCTGCAACTGGAAAAGAACTTGCCTCACGCGGCGGGCGTCGGCGGCGGCTCTGCCGACGCGGCGGCCACGTTAACCGTGCTCGCAAAATTCTGGGGCGTGGCCCCCCTGCCCGCCGACCATCCAGAGGTGCTGGCCCTCGGCGCCGATGTCCCGGCCTGCCTGTCAGGCCCCGGCCCGCTGCATATGACGGGCATGGGCGACCACATTGCCGCGGCACCCGCATTGCCTGACTGCGCCCTCGTGCTGGTCAATCCGCGGGTCGAAACGCCGACACCGCAGGTCTTCAAGGCGCTCACATCGCGCCACAACGATCCGATGGCGGCTGTGCCGGACGACATGACCTTCGACGATTTCGCGGTCTGGCTGGCGGATCAGCGCAACGACCTGCTGGACACCGCGCGCCGCATCGCCCCCGACATTGACCGCGTGCTCGACCGGTTGCGCCGCCTGCCTGCGGTCAAGACAGTGGGCCTGTCGGGATCGGGCGCGACATGCTGGGCGCTGGTCGGCGACATGGCCACCGCCCGCCTGACCGCCCGCGCGGTTCAGGTGGCTGAAATGGCCTGGTGGGTCGCACCTGCCGCCATCCAGCGCGCCTGA